The genomic interval CTCGATTACCTGGGGTTCAAAGTCCTTTTCCTGCGAAAGCGACGTACAATAAAGTTTGTCCCCTGTGTCGAAACCCTTGCCGGAGATCGTTACCGTCGTGCCGGGAATCGTACTGCTCTCCGCCGGCATGACCACATCTTTCAGAATCGGGGCCACGGGCTCCGCTTTCTGTTCGTTCTCATCGTCGCATCCCGCGGTTGCGAGTGCGAAAAACGAGAAAAGAAGCATAAAGTTCAATTTTCTCATAGATGTTTGGGTTTTTAGGTTCGTGTATCTGATTTTGGATTGGTCAGAGCTGTGCGACCCGAATATCGTCGATTTCCCGGCGATAAGGAACGGAATTTTGCGCGCCGAGCCGAGTTACTGAGATCGAGGCGACGAGCGAGGCGAAACGGGCAGCCTGCACGAGATCGCGTTCTTCGGCCAGCGCAACACAGAGAGCTCCGCAAAAGGTATCGCCGGCAGCCGTAGTGTCTACGGTTTTCACCTTGAACGGAGCGATGTGCGTACATTCGGAGCCGTCGAAGCAGAGAGCTCCGTACGCCCCGAGCGTGATGAGCACGCTGCCGACACCGTATCCATGGAGAACCCGAGCGGCCCGTTCGGCGGTTTCCCAGTCCGTCACTTCGATGTTCGTCAGGGCGCTGGCCTCTCCGCGATTGGGAATCAGGACGTCCACCATTCGGAGCAGCTCTTCCGGAAGAGCCGATGCGGGTGCAGGATTCAAAAGTACCTTCACTCCGGATTCGTGAGCGATACGGGCCGCGCAGATGACGGTTTCGAGAGGAATTTCGAGCTGCATGATGACGAGATCGGCCGACTCGATCTCGGAACGGGCCTGTTCGATGTCGGCAGGCAGAAGGGTGTTGTTGGCCCCCGGAGCGACGGCGATACAGTTTTCGCCTTTGGCATCGACGGTAATCAGGGCCACACCCGAAGGAACTTCGGCATTGCAGAGCATGAAGGCCGTGTCGATACCCTCCTGCCTGTATCCCTCTTCGGCCCGCCGGGCGAACAGATCGTCTCCGGTTTTGCAGATGAAAGTGACACGGCCGCCAAGACGGGCCGCAGCAACGGCCTGATTGGCCCCCTTCCCTCCCGGATTCATCAGGAAAGTGCCACCCAGCACAGTTTCTCCGGGGGCAGGCAGTTTCTCGGACTTGATGACCATGTCCGTGTTGCTGCTACCGATGACAACAATTTTTTTAAGGTTCATTTCGAAGTGTTTTAGGTTTCTGCAGCATGGTTTGCGCATTGCTTTCGACAGGTTGGGATCGTATTTTGCGCAATCGTTTGTGCAATATAAATAAAAAAATCTCAAACAACCAAATTTTCTTTGATCTTTTTTGAAAAAAAAGTATCTTTGGCTATCCAATTATACATAACAATGCAAAAAGAAACCTTGATTACAATAGCAGAGCGGACGGGATTTTCAATATCTACGGTATCCCGGGTACTAAACGGCAAAGCGCAAAAATACCGAATTGCCGACCAGACGGTAAAAACGATCACGGAAGAGGCCCGGAAATGCAACTACCAGCCCAATCTGACTGCGCAAAGTCTTCGGACGAAGCGCACGAACACGATCGGACTGATGGTGCCGAGCATCGACAATCCTTTCTTCGCCAACATCGCTAACGTGATCATCCACGAGGCCCGCCTGTATAAATATACCGTGATCCTGATCGACTCGATGGAAAACGAGAAGGACGAACGGGAGGGAATAGACTCATTGATGAGCCGGAATATCGACGGTATTATCATCGTACCCTGCGGACGCGACGCCCACTCGCTGGAGGAGGCGGCAACCAGGACACCGATTGTCCTGATCGACCGTTATTTCCCCGAAACGACCCTGCCCTACGTTTCGACAGACAATTACCTGGGCAGCTACAATGCAACCCGGATGCTACTGGAGAGCGGACACCGGAAGATCCGCTGCATCCAGGGACCTCCTTCATCCATCACGACGATAGAGCGGGTACGCGGTTACAGCGAAGCCTTGCAATCCTACGGGATAAAAGACGGCGGAATGGTCTCGGGCACCGATTTCTCAATCCAGAACGGGTATGTCGAAACCAAACTGGCGCTTGCAGGGCCGGAACCCCCGACGGCTATCTTCGCCCTGAGCAACACAATCCTGCTCGGTACGCTCAAAGCGGTCGAAGAGGCCGGACTGAATGTTCCGGACGACCTGTCGGTCATTTCGTTCGACAATTACACCTACCTGGATTTTCTGTCCCCGGCCATTACACGGGTCAATCAGCCGATCGAAGAGATGGGCATTCTGGCCGTAAAGATCCTGCTGCAGGCCCTGAAGAACAATGAACCGAGCCATACCCAGATACTGCTGCCTCCGAATATCATCGTCCGCAATTCCGTCCGGCTGCTTCAGGACAGAGACGTTCCGCTCCGATCCGCTGTTTTGGGAGACGGCTGAGAACCGGACTTTCAGCGCAGACCGGAAACCGATCGCGATACGGACCGACAACCGCCGAAACGATCGTTCCGGGCCCCTTACACACAATTCTCCCGGAAACGGCGATTATCATGTTGCGACGGCACGTCTGCATTCCAGTATCCGACCGTCATCGACAATACGTCCGGCAAGTCCGAGCGTTCCAAGAATGTTCCGCCACAGCCCCAACGTTCCTACGGTCAGTCCGAAAGGCTCCGTCACCGGCGGATTCAGCTTTCATTTCGCGCAGAAGGGGCGCACCTATGCCGTCCACATGGGCTTCAGCACGCCGAACAACAGGCAGGCGATCACGAAGGTGACGACGATGTTGAAACCCTGCGCCGCGAGGAACGAACGGAGCAGGTTGCGGTTCTCCTTCGATACGATCTCCTTCAGACGCGTGTCGAGGCCGATGCAGACGAAGGCCAGCGAAAAGAAGACCGTGGAGAAGGTCTTGGCGACACCCGTTTCGGCGAGTTTGCCGCCGTCGCCCGGGACGAAGAACCCGCCCGACTGCATCAGGCTGAAGACGAGCGAGGCGGCGACGAATCCGAGGATGAACTTGGGGAACTTCTCCCAGACGATGCCCAGCGAGGGGGCCTCGCGGCCCCGCTCCCCGCGGGTCGAGAGGTAGAGCGCGATGAAGAAGGCCACCACGCCGATCAGCACGTTCTGCGCCGCCTTGATGATGACGGCCTGCCGGTTGGCCGCGTCGCCGATCATCTCGCTCGAAGCCACGACGCCCGACGTGGTGTCGATCGTGCCGCCGATCCACGCTCCGGCGACCTCCTGCGCCACGGAGGGTTCGAACAGATGCGGCAGGATCAGTCCGGCCAGCCACGGCATGAGGTAGATCATCGGCACGACGACGATGAGCACCAGCGAGACGATATACGAGAGTTTCCTGTCGTCGCCGCCCGCCACGCGCGCCGCGGTGATGCAGGCCGAGACGCCGCAGATCGAGACGCCGCTCGAC from Alistipes dispar carries:
- the rbsK gene encoding ribokinase encodes the protein MNLKKIVVIGSSNTDMVIKSEKLPAPGETVLGGTFLMNPGGKGANQAVAAARLGGRVTFICKTGDDLFARRAEEGYRQEGIDTAFMLCNAEVPSGVALITVDAKGENCIAVAPGANNTLLPADIEQARSEIESADLVIMQLEIPLETVICAARIAHESGVKVLLNPAPASALPEELLRMVDVLIPNRGEASALTNIEVTDWETAERAARVLHGYGVGSVLITLGAYGALCFDGSECTHIAPFKVKTVDTTAAGDTFCGALCVALAEERDLVQAARFASLVASISVTRLGAQNSVPYRREIDDIRVAQL
- a CDS encoding LacI family DNA-binding transcriptional regulator, which encodes MQKETLITIAERTGFSISTVSRVLNGKAQKYRIADQTVKTITEEARKCNYQPNLTAQSLRTKRTNTIGLMVPSIDNPFFANIANVIIHEARLYKYTVILIDSMENEKDEREGIDSLMSRNIDGIIIVPCGRDAHSLEEAATRTPIVLIDRYFPETTLPYVSTDNYLGSYNATRMLLESGHRKIRCIQGPPSSITTIERVRGYSEALQSYGIKDGGMVSGTDFSIQNGYVETKLALAGPEPPTAIFALSNTILLGTLKAVEEAGLNVPDDLSVISFDNYTYLDFLSPAITRVNQPIEEMGILAVKILLQALKNNEPSHTQILLPPNIIVRNSVRLLQDRDVPLRSAVLGDG
- a CDS encoding YeiH family protein encodes the protein MKNLLEKLRVEDWVAVWVSVPLLLLSALVPRSLPAVPATLVGSVAWYNIALLFLIVLVVLYVGSLLLRRPVRGLLPSLVVVFAVSLVAQVVAKIPVVAKYGFESVFFSVLFGLLIRNLWRLPDWMKPAVQGEFFIKIGVVCLGATILIGDVMKSGVFGLVQACLVVALVWFFAFRFSRRRGVDERSAMILSSGVSICGVSACITAARVAGGDDRKLSYIVSLVLIVVVPMIYLMPWLAGLILPHLFEPSVAQEVAGAWIGGTIDTTSGVVASSEMIGDAANRQAVIIKAAQNVLIGVVAFFIALYLSTRGERGREAPSLGIVWEKFPKFILGFVAASLVFSLMQSGGFFVPGDGGKLAETGVAKTFSTVFFSLAFVCIGLDTRLKEIVSKENRNLLRSFLAAQGFNIVVTFVIACLLFGVLKPMWTA